The DNA window CTGGTGTTAGCCGTGGGCGATCCCAGCGTGGTTCCGTTCGGTCCGTTGATGCGCATGGTCTGGTCTCGCGGTGGCTCAGGCGAAGCTTCGCCCTTCTTTGGTTAACGGGGCGTAAACAGCCCGGCAAAATCTGCCGCCGAGCGGCAGTTTCGCCGTTGCGGCAACCCGGTTCCGCGGCAGCTCTATCTCATTTTATTGAACAATATCAATTAATTAGTCCGAAAAACAGGTGTGGCACAGGGCTCGCATAGTTAATGCCGGATCGCCGTCATGGGAGTGATGCGCAGGTCCGAAGTTCAGACCTCAGCGGGGAGCAGAGGATGCCAAGCGTCTATTCGGCAAACGTGTTTCGGGTGGCCTGCGCCGCGCTGCTGGCGCTCGCGCTGCCGCTATCCGTTATGCCTGCCGGCGCGACCTCGCGAATCAAGGATCTCGCCAATATCGAAGGCGTGCGGCAGAACCAGCTGATCGGCTATGGCCTCGTCGTCGGCCTCAACGGCAGCGGCGACACGCTGAACAACATTCCCTTCACCAAGCAATCGCTGCAGGCGATGCTGGAGCGGATGGGCGTCAACATCCGCGGCGCCACCATCCGCACCGGCAACGTCGCCGCCGTGATGGTCACCGGCAATCTGCCCCCGTTCGGCACCCAGGGCACCCGGATGGACGTCACGGTGTCCTCGCTCGGCGATGCCAAAAACCTGATGGGCGGCACCCTGCTCGTCACCCCCCTGCTCGGCGCCGACGGCAACGTCTACGCGGTGGCGCAGGGCTCGATCGCGATCTCGGGTTTCCAGGCCGAAGGCGACGCCGCCAAGATCGTCCGCGGCGTGCCGACGGTCGGCCGCATCGCTAACGGCGCCATCATCGAACGCGAGATCGAGTTCGCGCTCAACCGCCTGCCCAATGTGCGGCTCGCGCTGCGCAATGCCGATTTCACCACCGCCAAGCGCATCGCCTCCGCGGTCAACGATTATCTCGGCGCCAAGTCCGCCGAGCCGATCGATCCCTCGACCGTGCAGCTTACCATCCCCCCCGAATTCAAGGGCAACGTGGTCGCCTTCCTGACCGAGATCGAACAGCTGCAGGTCGACCCGGATCTCGCAGCCAAGATCATCATCGACGAGCGCTCCGGGATCATCGTGATGGGCCGCGACGTCCGCGTCGCCACCGTCGCCGTGGCGCAGGGCAATCTCACCGTGACGATTTCCGAAAGCCCGCAGGTCAGCCAGCCCAATCCGCTGTCGCGCGGCCGGAGCGTGGTGACCCCGCGCAGCACCGTCTCGGTTAGCGAGGACGGCAAGAAACTGGCGGTCATGAAAGACGGCGTGTCGCTGCAGCAGCTGGTCGACGGCCTCAACGGGCTCGGCATCGGCCCGCGCGACCTGATCGGCATTCTGCAGGCGATCAAGGCCGCGGGCGCGATCGAAGCCGACATCGAGGTGATGTGATGCAGATCAACCTCAGCAACAGCCTGCCCCGCGGCGCGGCCGCCACAGCCAAGATTCCTTCCATCAACGGCCGGCCGGACTATCAGCTCGCCGATGCCCTGACCAAGGTCTCGCCGCAGGCGCAGGCCAAGGCCAAGGCGACGGCGACCGATTTCGAGGGGATGTTTCTCAATCAGATGTTTGCGCAGATGACCAACGGCCTCAAGGGCGACGGCCCGTTCGGCGATACCCAGGGCACCGGGGTGTGGCGCTCGATGCTGACCGAACAATATTCGAAATCCTTCGCCAAGGCCGGCGGCGTCGGAATTTCCCACGAGGTCTATCGCACGCTGATTCTGCACCAAGCCAGCCAGGCCCAGCAAGCCAACCGTTCCAATTAGATCCAGGGGAGCCCGACATGAATCAGCAACCACAGCGGCAGCAGGCCCCCACGCCGATCCCGATGGCCGCGACGCCGGCCGAAGCCCGCAAGCTCGCCGAGAACCTGATGGATGTCATGAGCGCGCTGCTCGGCGTCATCGAACGCGAAACCGAACTGGTTCGCGCCGGCAAGCTGCGCGAGGCGATGGCGTTCGAGCCGAGAAAGACGGAGCTGTCGCGCCGCTACGTCAGCGCGATCGCGCATCTGAAGGCCAGCCAGAAATATCTGTACCAGACGGCGCCGGAGCTGTTGAACACGCTGCATCGCCATCACGACGTGTTTCGCGCCATGCTGCAGATCAACCTCACGGTGCTGGCGACGGCGCACGCGGTCTCCGAAGGCATCGTGCGCGGCGTCAACGCCGAGGTTCAGCGCCGCAATATTCCCAACACCTATACCGCGGCCGGACGACGCGCGGCACCGGGACCGCGGCACCTCACGCCGCTGGCGGTCAGCCGCTCGCTCTGAGCGCGAACGCTGCGCGCCCGAAAAATAGCAACAGTTTTCATCAACTTTTCGCACCGGCTTCAACGCGGCATTCAGCGCATTCGCTAACCGAACGTTGAGAGGTGCAGGTCATAGTTGCATAGGGAAAGGGGTTGGGATTTGACTCGACGGAAGCCAGGAGGCGGCCATGAGCACGGATTTCAGCATCAGGCCGGTGGGCGCACCGGCGGCTACGCCTGTTGTGCAGCCTGTCAGCCAGGCGGCTAACAACGCAGTCGAGACCCAACTGCCCGCGAGCCAAAGCGTCACGGTTGCGGACCCGAGCGCAGGCGCCGGCAGCTATTCGCCGGTAGCAAGCGATTCCGTATCGCATCAGGCGTTTATCGATCAGGCCGCAGCCTCGATCGTCTATCAGGTCATCGATACCAAAACGGACACGGTGGTACAGCAGTATCCCGACGAGGCGATGCTGCGCCGCCGCGCCTATTTCCACACGCTCGACCTGACCAAAGGCGATCCTGCACGCTCGATCGCCACCGACCGCACGGCCTGAGGTCAGGCGCTGTTGGTGGTGCCGGCGGTCCGGATCGCGTTATGCTGTGCGGCGCGACCACATTGCGGCTGTTGGGGTGCGAGTTCCGGGCCGTTACGGCCTTCCTGACAGACCCGCAGCGATATTGGAATTGATGTCGATCAGTGACTGCAGTTTTTCGGGCTTCGGATCGGTTTGCATTTCAATGGTTCGCTGCATCACAAAAACTGCGATGTTCATGATGTTTTGGCGAACCTCAACCGGCTGGGGATTATCATTGCTTTCCGCCGCGCTCATGAAAATGGTCCAGAGCCGGCGGTTGAACAGAAGTGCTGCGTGCATCCGTTTGTCGGCGCCAGCCCAGTTGGTCTGAACTTCGACCAGTTTTCTTGCCGCCATCAGCAGCGTCTGCGCTTCGATTTCGCGAGGAGAAGAAGATTCTCGGGCGGTGCGAGCGTAGGCGTTAGCAGCATGGGACATTCATAACCTCGACGGCGGTTTTATGCGGGACGTGGGTTTCCGAATTGCCCAAGGTTTACTTCGATGCCTATAAAGTATTGGTTAGCATCGGCTCTAAAAACGGCGAGGTTTTCCTCGCCGGTTCGATCTTGTTTCTCGCGGTCGAGATCAGCGCAGCAGCTGCAACACGCTCTGCTGCGACTGGTTGGCGAGCGCCAGCGCCGAGACCGCGATCGACTGGCGGGTCGACAGCGCCTGGCTGTTGGCCGCTTCCTGGTTGGGGTCGGCGACTGTCAGGTTCGATGCGCCGGTCTGCAGCACGTTGATCAGGTTCTTGTTGAAGTCCTGACGGATTTCCACGATCGACAGGTTCGAACCAAGGCTCGATGCCTCCGTGCGCAGCGTGGTGCTGGCGCTGCTCAGCGCGGTCAACGCTTTGTTGGCCGAGTTGTTGTCGAGGAAGTCGGTGCCTGCGGTAAGCGTCGAGAGATTGAGGCCGGCGGTGTTGAAGGTGACGCCGGTAATCGCCAGCTTCGAAGCGCCGGTCTCGTCGAACGTCAGATTGAGGGTATCGCCGTTCAGCAGGTTGACGCCGTTGAAGGACGAGTCCTGCGCGGTGGTGTTGATCTGCTGCAGCACGTTGTTGTACTGGGCGACCAGGCTGGCGCGTGTGGCCAGCGAGTTCGGATCACCGACCGGAGCTGGACCCGCACCGGCCGTGAACACCGTAGCCGACCCGCCAATCGTGCCGATCGTCGACGAAGCTGCGTTGTTGGTGGTCTCGATGTTGATCTGTCCGGTCGTGCTGATGCTGGCCTGCAGGTTGTTCGCCGCCAGCGCGGTATTGAGCGCATTGAGCGTCGAGATTTGCCCGGCGCCGGTTCCGAAAGTGATGTTGGTCGCCGTGCCGCCGCCGGTAGCGGCGATCGTGAGCGTCTCGCCGGAGAGCGTGGGGTTCGTGCCGCTGGTGTTCCCCACAGCGACGCCGGTCGTGCCGGTGGCCGCGCCAGTCACGACCTCGGCGGTGGTTGTGACGTTGGAGCTCGCACCCGTTGTGCCCGAAGTGAACACCAATTTGCCGCCCGAAACCGAAGCGACGGTGGACCCGAACTGGTAGTTGGTGAGGTTGGCGACATCAGATGCGCTCAGGCTGTTAGCGTTGAGCGAAGTACCATTTGCCGTGTTGTACGCCGTAACATTTGCGGAGCTGAGCGTGATGGTCTTGGCCGTACCACCATCGACCGCGACAGAGAAGGCTATGGAGCCCGTACCCAAATTGACGGTCGTGAAGGCACCGGCGGTGACCGAACCAGCAGTGCCCGGGCCGAGCAGGTTGTTCGCCGTGGCGCCAGTGATGGCGGTCGAGGTCACATTGGACTTGGTCGTATAGCCGACCGGGCTCTGCAGCACCTGATTGGCGATCGACTGGGCGCTGGCGACCAGGCTCTGCAGCGAGGTGATGCCGGTGTTGGCGGCCTGAAGCACCTGCACGCCGTTGCCGATGCTGTCCAGCAGGTTATTGATATCGCTGGCGCGGTTGTTGAGGCCCTGCGCCGTGAAATATTCGGTGGGATTGTCGAGCGCCGTATTGACCTTGTTGCCCGTGGCGAGATCGTTTTGAGTGGTCGCGAGCAGGGCGGCGGTCGACTGCAGCGAGAGCAGGTTCTGGCGAACCGATGCCGAAAGAACAATACCGGACATGTGTCAAACCCTTCCTAGTTCATGTCCGTAGTTCTACCGAGACTCCTTTAAATTAACGTTAATGCCGGCTTAAGGGGTTTGATTAACGCTTTCCAAAGCGAAAAACGGCGGGGTTTCCCCCGCCGCTTCAATGTCGTTTTTGCCGGAGCGATCAGCGCAGGAGCTGAAGCACGCTCTGCTGCGACTGGTTGGCGAGCGCCAGCGCCGAGACCGCGATCGACTGGCGGGTCGACAGCGCCTGGCTGTTGGCCGCTTCCTGGTTGGGGTCGGCCAGCGTCAGGTTGGACGAGCCGGTCTGCAGCACGTTGATCAGGTTCTTGTTGAAGTCCTGGCGGATCTGCACGATCGACAGGTTCGAACCCAACGCGGATGCTTCCGAGCGCAGCGTGGTACTGGCGTTGCCCAACGCGGTCAACGCTTTGTTGGCCGAGTTGTTGTCGAGGAAGTCGGTGCCCGCGGTAAGCGTCGAGAGACTGAGGCCGCTGGTGTTGAAGGTAACGCCGGAAATCGCCAGCTTCGAAGCGCCGGTCTCGTCGAACGTCAGATTGAGGGTATCGCCGTTCAGCAGGTTGACGCCGTTGAAGGACGAGTCCTGCGCCGTGGTGTTGATCTGCTGCAGCACGTTGTTGTACTGGGCGACCAGGCTGGCGCGTGTGGCCTGCGAGTTCGGATCAGCGACCGCAGCTGGACCCGCACCGGCCGTGAACACCGTAGCCGACCCGCCAATCGTGCCGATCGTCGACGAAGCTGCGTTGTTGGTGGTCTCGATGTTGATCTGTCCGGTCGTGCTGATGCTGGCCTGCAGGTTGTTCGCCGCCAGCGCGGTATTGAGCGCATTGAGCGTCGAGATTTGCCCGGCGCCGGTTCCGAAAGTGATGTTGGTCGCCGTGCCGCCGCCGGTAGCGGCGATCGTGAGCGTCTCGCCGGAGAGCGTGGGGTTCGTGCCGCTGGTGTTCCCCACAGCGACGCCGGTCGTGCCGGTGGCCGCGCCAGTCACGACCTCGGCGGTGGTTGTGACGTTGGAGCTCGCACCCGTTGTGCCCGAAGTGAACACCAATTTGCCGCCTGAAACCGAAGCAATGGTGGACCCGAACTGGTAGTTGGTGAGGTTGGCGACATCAGATGCGCTCAGGCTGTTAGCGTTGAGCGAAGTACCATTTGCCGTGTTGTACGCCGTAACATTTGCGGAGCTGAGCGTGATGGTCTTGGCCGTACCACCATCGACCGCGACAGAGAAGGCTATGGAGCCCGTACCCAAATTGACGGTCGTGAAGGCACCGGCGGTGACCGAACCAGCAGTGCCCGGGCCGAGCAGGTTGTTCGCCGTGGCGCCAGTGATGGCGGTCGAGGTCACATTGGACTTGGTCGTATAGCCGACCGGGCTCTGCAGCACCTGGTTGGCGATCGACTGGGCGCTGGCGACCAGACCTTGCAGCGAGGTGATGCCGGTATTGGCGGCCTGCAGCACCTGCACGCCGTTGCCGATGCTGTCGAGCAGGTTATTGATGTCGCTGGCGCGGTTGTTGAGGCCCTGCGCGGTGAAGAAGTTGGTGGGATTGTCGAGGGCCGAGTTGACCTTGTTGCCGGTGGCGAGGTCATTCTGGGTGGTGGCAAGCAGCGAAGCAGTCGACTGCAGCGAGAGCAGGTTCTGGCGAACCGACGCAGAGAGAACAATACCGGACATTTTTCATACCTTTCTGGTGTGAAACTGGAGTGAGCCTAGTCCCAATCTTTTTTGATCGGGCGACTGGCCGACGTTGGAACCAAGTTTCTAACAAAGCATGAATCGATACCGTCCTGCCGCTTTCCTGGTCACGCCGGCGAAGCGCCAAACGGCGATTTCGTGATCGCACGGCTTGAAGACAGCGCTGATATCATTGCACATTCTCGCGGCTCCCTGTGCTGTTTACGCGGCGTTAACCGCGATAGGAAAGGATTGCGCATCGGCGATAAGGCATCAGCACGTATCGTGTGCAAACCATAGCCGGCACTCATCCGAATTCGCTGTAGCGACGGCTTGCGTGAGAAGCGGCAACGGAGAACAGCCATGGCCCTGAAAGTCGAGCTCAAGCCAAACGAACGGATCATCATCGGCGCCTGCGTGATCACCAATACGGATCAGCGCGCCCGGCTATTGATCGAAGGCGACAAGGTTCCGATTCTGCGCGAAAAGGACATCCTGACCCCGGAAACCGCCAATACGCCGGCCAAGCTGGTCTATCTGGCGGTGCAGTTGATGTATATTTCGCCGGATCCCCAGGTCAATCACGGCACCTACTTCAATCTCGTGCGCGATATCGTCACCGCCGCGCCGAGCGCGTGGCCTATCATCGAGGGCATCAACAACAATATCCTGAGTGGCGATCTCTATCGGGCCCTGAAGGAAGCCAGGAAACTCGTTGCCTACGAAAAGACCCTGCTGGATCACAACAAAGCCCGGAACAACCGCGAAGCCGGCATGGAAGAGCAGCGTTCCGCCTGAGCCCAAGCGGATCGCTTACATCGCGAGCGGCGGGGACCGCTCGACATCCAGCACGAGGCCGTCGTCGGAAGACGATCGTTGTGCGCCGAACGCCAGCACCGCGGAGATCAGGGCGTCGATATCGCAGGTGTCGGTGCGGTGATTGACGATCGCCGCGCGTATCGCGAGCTGGCCGTCGAGAACAGTCGTCGACGGCGCCGCGATCCCGGACTCCTGAATGTCGACGACAATATTGCGGTTTACCTCGTCGGCATCGGCGGAGCGATAGCGGAAGCAGACGATATTGAGCTGCACCGGCGCCAATAGCTCAAGCCGCGGCTCGGCCAGAATTCGGGCTTCCAGATATCCGGCGAGCGCACAGCTGCGCGTGATGACCGCCCCCAGCTTTTCGGTTCCGTAGGTCTTCAAGGTGAACCATGTCTTGAGCGCCCGGAAGCCGCGCGACAGATCGGGCCCGAGATCGCAAGGCCACGCCGAGCCCGCGGCAAGCCCTCTTGTCTCGCGGCGCAGATACGCCGCCGGCGCGGCAAACGTCTGGCGATGGCGGTCGCCGTCGCGAACGATCAGGAAGCCGGCGTCATAGGGGACCTGCCCCCATTTGTGAAAATCGAAGGCAATCGAATCCGCGTTTTCCAGTCCGGCGAGCCGCGGCGCGAGTACCGGCGAGAGAATCCCGAGCGCACCATAGGCACCGTCGACGTGAAACCAGAGCCCCTCTTCCCGGCACAGCGAACTCAGCTCCAGGAGATCATCGATGGCACCGATATCGACCGTGCCGGCCGACCCGACGACGAGGAAAGGCCTCAGGCCGGCGCTGCGGTCCGATGCAATCCGCTCGCGCAACGCCGCCACGTCGATGCGGTGGGATCGATCCGCCTCGATGCAGCGCAACGCATCGCTGCCGAACCCGGCGAGATCCATAGCCTGGGCGATGCAGCCATGCGCCGCCGTCGAGGTATAGGCCCGCAGTGAGGCGCCTTCGTCGCCGACGCCGGACTGCCGGACCGACGCTCCCAGCAGCGTCGTTCGCGCCACCAGCACCGCCATCAAATTCGCCATCGACGTGCCGGTGACGAAAATCCCGCTCGCCCCGCTCGGAAAACCGAACATCGAGCGCGTCCATTCGACGATCTGACGTTCAACCTCGATCGGCATGTGATCACGGCCGCCGAGATTGGCGTTCAGTCCGGCCGCCAGCATCTCCGCCAGCATGCCGACGGCGGTGCCGCCGCCATGCACCCATCCCATGAAGCCCGGATGGACGTTGCCGGTCGCATAGGGAGCGATGAAGTCGGTGAATTCCCGATAGACATCGCCGAGATCGGATGGCTGGCTTGGTAACTCAGCACGAAACCGGGCGCGGGCGTCATCCGGTATCGGTGTCCAGACCGGGCGATCCCTGATGTTGGCGACGTAGTCGAACATGTCATCGAGCATGCGATGACCCTGGGCACGAATGTCGTCCCAGTTTTTCGGATCGAGCGTCTCGCTGGATTCGGATTGCAGCGGTGCTTCGCGCAGTACGCTGGTCACGCCGCGCGCTCCCGGCCCAGTCGGGCGCGGATGTCGAGCATGTCGGCGAACGCATCGAATATCTTGCGCATCTGCGGCGGCTTGTACGGAAAGACGTCTGGCGGGTCCATGTTGTGAACAATGGCGGTATTGTCCGCCTCAAAGATCAGCAGCGATCCGCTCTTTGTTTCCGCACAGTCCACGATAAAATAATCAAGGCCGACGCGATCGGCCAGGCCGGTCAGCGCGGTCTGGTGGCGGCGCGCGAAGCCGATGTCGAACGTCCGCATGAAGGTCTCTTCTTCGAGACGCTTGGCCGCACTGTCCGACATTCCCGCGTTGAGATACCAGATGTCCCAGCGTTCGGCGATCGCCATGTGGCAGGCGTAGGGCCGACCATCGACGAACACGACACGGTACTTGCGAAACAGGCCGTCAGCGCCGGAGTAATCGACAAACCGCGAGATGAAGAATTCCTGTTCCTGCCGTTGCTCAAGATAGCGCGCCAGCGCGGCGCGGTCGTCGAGCTTGGCGAGACCTGCCCCGGCATGCGATCCGCGCGGCCTGACGATAACAGGAAAGGCAAGTTCGGCTGCGATCTCTGCGAGGGCGAGGACCGAACTCGACACGTCGGCCATCTGCTCACGTGCGATAGCGATCGTCGCCGGAATCTCGAGACCGTCGATTCCATCCAACAGGCGATGCAGCTTGTCGCGATCCATATTGCCAATGAGCTCCGGCGGATTCAGAAGCGGCCGCGGCCAGCGCGACACCGCACCGTCGATCTTGCGCAGCGCATCCCGGCAATCCTCCGAATCGGAGGCGATCACGATAGCGATGTCATGCTCGGGCAGCGGCACGGGCAATTCGACTTCCGGGATGACATACAGCGTCATCAGTTCGATCCCGGAATCCTCCAGCAAAAACTCGATCGGCGTATTGCTGCCCATGTCGGTCGCAGCCGCCAGCGCAAGAACGCGCAGCCGGGGACGCCTCACCGGACAGGGCGAACGGAACAGTTGATGGGACGCAAGCACCTCATGCTGGATCGCAAGACCCGCCTGCTTGTCACCCAATAGTTGCGCGATCAGCGACAGATCGAGCCCCTCGCCTGCCTCGGCGGTACCGTCGAGCAGTTTGGCTATCAGGTTTCGCCACATCGGGCGAAGATCCTTGCCGTCGAACGCCATTTTCGCAAGTCTGGCCATGCCGATCCGATCAGCGCAGAGTGGTTCGGTAACTGCGATCCGATCGAAATCAGGCTGCATGTAAGGGCTCCGAAGGCGAGTATTCAGGCAGCGTCCGCCGCGCTGACGGGTACGGCAAATTGCGACGAGACATCGCCGTGAAAAACCGACGGGCCGACATGATCGAGGCGGCTCTCGATATCAGCCCAGATTTCGCCGCCGATATCGGTCCAGCGTTTGCAGAAGGCAAAATCCTCGCTGAGATAAGTCCCGGTTTTTGGATCGATCATGCACTCGAACAATGCAAACCGGTTGAGACTTCCCGCGAGGGCATCGAGAGAATGTTCGCGCAAGAACTGCAGCGATGCATAGGCCGGATGCGCGCACATCTTTTCGAGAACGTGACGCCTGATCATCAGGAAACCGGTTCCGGCATAGCGCACGCGGGTAAATCCATTGACGACGACGACATGATCCGGATCCTCGATCTCCAGCACGTAATCGAGCGCGGCCGACGCCACTTGCGGCCGGTCCGACATCAGCACCCGCTTCGCCTTGTCCCAGTTGACGCGCTTGATCGGATAGACACCGGCAACCATGTCCGCGCCGCATTCGATCAGCCGGAATACCTGCTCGGGCGTAAAGCCTATATCCGCGTCCACAAAAAGGAAATGTGTCGCGGTGGGATCGTCGAGGAATATCGTCACCAGGTTGGCGCGCGCACGGGTGATCAGCGCATCGCCATCCCGCATCAGAACCTTGAGATCGATGTTGGATTTCGATTGGATGGTCCGCTGCAATTGAAAAATCGAGCTGGCGTAGATGCTGGAGACCTGACCGCCGAAGCAGGGCGTGGCCACCACAAGGTGAATTTGGTCGGTCATGAACGGCTCCGAAGCGGCGGACGCCGCCTGCACTTCTCACCAAACAGTAAATAGACGTGGTTAACGAAATCCTAACGCCGGCAGGTTCGCCACGCCTGGCGACGGCGGGCTGGTCAATTGCCGCAGTCGCTCGCCGACACGCGTAATAACGCTTTCCCAGTCGCCAAAGGCCGGTTGCCGGAACAACTCCGCCGTCGGGTACCACGGGCTGTCCCCGCGATTCCTCATCCA is part of the Bradyrhizobium erythrophlei genome and encodes:
- a CDS encoding flagellar basal body P-ring protein FlgI, with the translated sequence MPSVYSANVFRVACAALLALALPLSVMPAGATSRIKDLANIEGVRQNQLIGYGLVVGLNGSGDTLNNIPFTKQSLQAMLERMGVNIRGATIRTGNVAAVMVTGNLPPFGTQGTRMDVTVSSLGDAKNLMGGTLLVTPLLGADGNVYAVAQGSIAISGFQAEGDAAKIVRGVPTVGRIANGAIIEREIEFALNRLPNVRLALRNADFTTAKRIASAVNDYLGAKSAEPIDPSTVQLTIPPEFKGNVVAFLTEIEQLQVDPDLAAKIIIDERSGIIVMGRDVRVATVAVAQGNLTVTISESPQVSQPNPLSRGRSVVTPRSTVSVSEDGKKLAVMKDGVSLQQLVDGLNGLGIGPRDLIGILQAIKAAGAIEADIEVM
- the flgJ gene encoding flagellar assembly peptidoglycan hydrolase FlgJ, which codes for MQINLSNSLPRGAAATAKIPSINGRPDYQLADALTKVSPQAQAKAKATATDFEGMFLNQMFAQMTNGLKGDGPFGDTQGTGVWRSMLTEQYSKSFAKAGGVGISHEVYRTLILHQASQAQQANRSN
- the flaF gene encoding flagellar biosynthesis regulator FlaF → MSHAANAYARTARESSSPREIEAQTLLMAARKLVEVQTNWAGADKRMHAALLFNRRLWTIFMSAAESNDNPQPVEVRQNIMNIAVFVMQRTIEMQTDPKPEKLQSLIDINSNIAAGLSGRP
- a CDS encoding flagellin, giving the protein MSGIVLSASVRQNLLSLQSTAALLATTQNDLATGNKVNTALDNPTEYFTAQGLNNRASDINNLLDSIGNGVQVLQAANTGITSLQSLVASAQSIANQVLQSPVGYTTKSNVTSTAITGATANNLLGPGTAGSVTAGAFTTVNLGTGSIAFSVAVDGGTAKTITLSSANVTAYNTANGTSLNANSLSASDVANLTNYQFGSTVASVSGGKLVFTSGTTGASSNVTTTAEVVTGAATGTTGVAVGNTSGTNPTLSGETLTIAATGGGTATNITFGTGAGQISTLNALNTALAANNLQASISTTGQINIETTNNAASSTIGTIGGSATVFTAGAGPAPVGDPNSLATRASLVAQYNNVLQQINTTAQDSSFNGVNLLNGDTLNLTFDETGASKLAITGVTFNTAGLNLSTLTAGTDFLDNNSANKALTALSSASTTLRTEASSLGSNLSIVEIRQDFNKNLINVLQTGASNLTVADPNQEAANSQALSTRQSIAVSALALANQSQQSVLQLLR
- a CDS encoding flagellin produces the protein MSGIVLSASVRQNLLSLQSTASLLATTQNDLATGNKVNSALDNPTNFFTAQGLNNRASDINNLLDSIGNGVQVLQAANTGITSLQGLVASAQSIANQVLQSPVGYTTKSNVTSTAITGATANNLLGPGTAGSVTAGAFTTVNLGTGSIAFSVAVDGGTAKTITLSSANVTAYNTANGTSLNANSLSASDVANLTNYQFGSTIASVSGGKLVFTSGTTGASSNVTTTAEVVTGAATGTTGVAVGNTSGTNPTLSGETLTIAATGGGTATNITFGTGAGQISTLNALNTALAANNLQASISTTGQINIETTNNAASSTIGTIGGSATVFTAGAGPAAVADPNSQATRASLVAQYNNVLQQINTTAQDSSFNGVNLLNGDTLNLTFDETGASKLAISGVTFNTSGLSLSTLTAGTDFLDNNSANKALTALGNASTTLRSEASALGSNLSIVQIRQDFNKNLINVLQTGSSNLTLADPNQEAANSQALSTRQSIAVSALALANQSQQSVLQLLR
- the flbT gene encoding flagellar biosynthesis repressor FlbT, which gives rise to MALKVELKPNERIIIGACVITNTDQRARLLIEGDKVPILREKDILTPETANTPAKLVYLAVQLMYISPDPQVNHGTYFNLVRDIVTAAPSAWPIIEGINNNILSGDLYRALKEARKLVAYEKTLLDHNKARNNREAGMEEQRSA
- a CDS encoding pyridoxal phosphate-dependent decarboxylase family protein, whose amino-acid sequence is MTSVLREAPLQSESSETLDPKNWDDIRAQGHRMLDDMFDYVANIRDRPVWTPIPDDARARFRAELPSQPSDLGDVYREFTDFIAPYATGNVHPGFMGWVHGGGTAVGMLAEMLAAGLNANLGGRDHMPIEVERQIVEWTRSMFGFPSGASGIFVTGTSMANLMAVLVARTTLLGASVRQSGVGDEGASLRAYTSTAAHGCIAQAMDLAGFGSDALRCIEADRSHRIDVAALRERIASDRSAGLRPFLVVGSAGTVDIGAIDDLLELSSLCREEGLWFHVDGAYGALGILSPVLAPRLAGLENADSIAFDFHKWGQVPYDAGFLIVRDGDRHRQTFAAPAAYLRRETRGLAAGSAWPCDLGPDLSRGFRALKTWFTLKTYGTEKLGAVITRSCALAGYLEARILAEPRLELLAPVQLNIVCFRYRSADADEVNRNIVVDIQESGIAAPSTTVLDGQLAIRAAIVNHRTDTCDIDALISAVLAFGAQRSSSDDGLVLDVERSPPLAM
- a CDS encoding ATP-grasp domain-containing protein, with translation MARLAKMAFDGKDLRPMWRNLIAKLLDGTAEAGEGLDLSLIAQLLGDKQAGLAIQHEVLASHQLFRSPCPVRRPRLRVLALAAATDMGSNTPIEFLLEDSGIELMTLYVIPEVELPVPLPEHDIAIVIASDSEDCRDALRKIDGAVSRWPRPLLNPPELIGNMDRDKLHRLLDGIDGLEIPATIAIAREQMADVSSSVLALAEIAAELAFPVIVRPRGSHAGAGLAKLDDRAALARYLEQRQEQEFFISRFVDYSGADGLFRKYRVVFVDGRPYACHMAIAERWDIWYLNAGMSDSAAKRLEEETFMRTFDIGFARRHQTALTGLADRVGLDYFIVDCAETKSGSLLIFEADNTAIVHNMDPPDVFPYKPPQMRKIFDAFADMLDIRARLGRERAA